One Felis catus isolate Fca126 chromosome D1, F.catus_Fca126_mat1.0, whole genome shotgun sequence DNA segment encodes these proteins:
- the PPP1R32 gene encoding protein phosphatase 1 regulatory subunit 32 isoform X3: MMGKLPLGVVSPYVKMSSGGCTDPLKFYATTYCTAYGQEEFRPRRGSHEGTGYKSNYRPVVSYQANLDALDNPATGHGPYNPFSPPAPLSLSSQGHRSSSDPLEQVRPNFQSVTSQSYRPLEVPDGTYPLPWNMHQTSSGYSREKPSAATPTKEVRKVHFDTQDYGPQAIIGLEPRDMPLLHQQQGKGSLEWENSRHGPRFMTSEYNSKYLKETSNQPDLLQKIAIGSKEETGFPEESTKNPIGFQPPSQTVPGDPVLHPGRSVTRSDFLPMTHIRGDEFLPVLARGSERETGYSRVNERLLNPREPTGFSLNNPSYIRSPYDPDMDNQYLTTYNQGYFENIPKGREGWTRGGTQPQKPGGYALNQPVTRMEATPTPTESLRRLHPHVGRTLISEDTFYRAVPPSSHFATSS, translated from the exons ATGATGGGGAAACTCCCCTTGGGGGTTGTGTCCCCTTACGTAAAGATGAGTTCAGGAGGCTGCACGGATCCCCTGAAATTTTACGCCACCACTTACTGCACAGCCTATG GTCAGGAGGAGTTCAGGCCCCGCAGGGGCAGTCATGAAGGCACAGGCTACAAATCAAATTACCGTCCTGTGGTCTCATACCAGGCCAATCTCGATGCCCTGGACAACCCGGCCACGGGGCACGGTCCGTACAATCCCTTCTCACCCCCTGCTCCGCTGAGCCTTAGCTCTCAGGGCCATCGAAGCTCATCAGACCCACT GGAACAAGTCCGCCCCAATTTCCAGTCAGTGACCAGTCAGAGTTACCGCCCCCTGGAGGTGCCTGATGGCACATACCCGCTGCCCTGGAACATGCACCAGACCAGCTCTGGCTATTCTCGGGAGAAGCCCAGCGCGGCGACCCCCACTAAAGAG GTCAGGAAGGTCCATTTCGACACCCAGGACTATGGGCCGCAGGCCATcatagggctggaacccagggaCATGCCCCTGCTCCACCAGCAGCAGGGCAAGGGCTCGCTGGAGTGGGAGAACTCCCGGCAT GGCCCGCGCTTCATGACTTCTGAGTACAATTCCAAGTATCTCAAGGAGACTTCAAACCAGCCAG ATCTCTTGCAGAAGATAGCAATTGGCTCCAAGGAGGAGACTGGCTTCCCCGAAGAGTCCACCAAGAACCCCATTGGCTTCCAGCCACCCTCCCAGACCGTCCCTGGGGACCCG GTCCTCCACCCTGGCCGGAGTGTCACCAGGTCCGACTTTCTCCCCATGACCCACATTCGT GGGGATGAGTTCCTGCCTGTGCTGGCCAGAGGCTCCGAGCGGGAAACAGGCTACAGCCGAGTGAATGAGAGGTTGCTGAACCCCAGA GAGCCCACAGGGTTCAGCCTTAACAACCCCAGCTACATCCGGAGCCCCTATGACCCAGACATGGATAATCAGTACCTGACCACCTACAACCAAGG GTACTTTGAGAACATCCCTAAGGGCCGAGAAGGCTGGACCCGAGGTGGCACCCAGCCCCAGAAGCCTGGAGGCTACGCCCTCAACCAGCCGGTCACCCGCATggaggccacccccacccccacggagAGCCTACGGCGCCTGCACCCCCACGTGGGAAG aacCCTGATCTCGGAGGACACCTTCTACCGAGCTGTGCCTCCCAGCAGCCACTTTGCCACATCCAGCTGA
- the PPP1R32 gene encoding protein phosphatase 1 regulatory subunit 32 isoform X4, translated as MMGKLPLGVVSPYVKMSSGGCTDPLKFYATTYCTAYGQEEFRPRRGSHEGTGYKSNYRPVVSYQANLDALDNPATGHGPYNPFSPPAPLSLSSQGHRSSSDPLEQVRPNFQSVTSQSYRPLEVPDGTYPLPWNMHQTSSGYSREKPSAATPTKEGPRFMTSEYNSKYLKETSNQPDLLQKIAIGSKEETGFPEESTKNPIGFQPPSQTVPGDPVLHPGRSVTRSDFLPMTHIRGDEFLPVLARGSERETGYSRVNERLLNPRVPPPSPRPSSVSHGQFQPPQRVQQTNVALLGRETVGNKEPTGFSLNNPSYIRSPYDPDMDNQYLTTYNQGYFENIPKGREGWTRGGTQPQKPGGYALNQPVTRMEATPTPTESLRRLHPHVGRTLISEDTFYRAVPPSSHFATSS; from the exons ATGATGGGGAAACTCCCCTTGGGGGTTGTGTCCCCTTACGTAAAGATGAGTTCAGGAGGCTGCACGGATCCCCTGAAATTTTACGCCACCACTTACTGCACAGCCTATG GTCAGGAGGAGTTCAGGCCCCGCAGGGGCAGTCATGAAGGCACAGGCTACAAATCAAATTACCGTCCTGTGGTCTCATACCAGGCCAATCTCGATGCCCTGGACAACCCGGCCACGGGGCACGGTCCGTACAATCCCTTCTCACCCCCTGCTCCGCTGAGCCTTAGCTCTCAGGGCCATCGAAGCTCATCAGACCCACT GGAACAAGTCCGCCCCAATTTCCAGTCAGTGACCAGTCAGAGTTACCGCCCCCTGGAGGTGCCTGATGGCACATACCCGCTGCCCTGGAACATGCACCAGACCAGCTCTGGCTATTCTCGGGAGAAGCCCAGCGCGGCGACCCCCACTAAAGAG GGCCCGCGCTTCATGACTTCTGAGTACAATTCCAAGTATCTCAAGGAGACTTCAAACCAGCCAG ATCTCTTGCAGAAGATAGCAATTGGCTCCAAGGAGGAGACTGGCTTCCCCGAAGAGTCCACCAAGAACCCCATTGGCTTCCAGCCACCCTCCCAGACCGTCCCTGGGGACCCG GTCCTCCACCCTGGCCGGAGTGTCACCAGGTCCGACTTTCTCCCCATGACCCACATTCGT GGGGATGAGTTCCTGCCTGTGCTGGCCAGAGGCTCCGAGCGGGAAACAGGCTACAGCCGAGTGAATGAGAGGTTGCTGAACCCCAGA gtgcccccacccagcccacgGCCTAGCAGCGTGAGCCACGGGCAATTCCAGCCCCCCCAGCGGGTGCAACAGACCAACGTTGCCCTGCTTGGCAGGGAGACTGTGGGAAACAAG GAGCCCACAGGGTTCAGCCTTAACAACCCCAGCTACATCCGGAGCCCCTATGACCCAGACATGGATAATCAGTACCTGACCACCTACAACCAAGG GTACTTTGAGAACATCCCTAAGGGCCGAGAAGGCTGGACCCGAGGTGGCACCCAGCCCCAGAAGCCTGGAGGCTACGCCCTCAACCAGCCGGTCACCCGCATggaggccacccccacccccacggagAGCCTACGGCGCCTGCACCCCCACGTGGGAAG aacCCTGATCTCGGAGGACACCTTCTACCGAGCTGTGCCTCCCAGCAGCCACTTTGCCACATCCAGCTGA
- the LRRC10B gene encoding leucine-rich repeat-containing protein 10B gives MGIAESTPDELPSDAEEQLRSGEQQLELSGRRLRRLPGAVCALSRLQKLYVSGTGLRELPEEIEELRELRILALDFNKLERLPDGLCRLPRLTRLYLGGNRLLALPADFAQLQSLRCLWIEGNFLRRFPRPLLRLVALQSLQMGDNRLRALPAELPRMTGLRGLWLYGNRFEEFPPALLRMGRLHILDLDRNRLGGFPDLHPLRALRVFSYDHNPVTGPPRVADTVFLVGEGAVERMAERDEPTPRPPPRRPARAFEDEEEEDLLIGGGSSRALGPPGGSLPALEAAPGLGT, from the coding sequence ATGGGCATCGCCGAGTCCACGCCGGACGAGCTGCCGTCGGACGCGGAGGAGCAGCTGCGCAGCGGCGAGCAGCAGCTGGAGCTGAGCGGGAGGCGGCTGCGGCGGCTGCCCGGCGCCGTGTGCGCGCTGAGCCGCCTGCAGAAGCTGTACGTGAGCGGCACAGGGCTGCGCGAGCTGCCCGAGGAGATCGAGGAGCTGCGCGAGCTGCGCATCCTGGCGCTCGACTTCAACAAACTCGAGCGCTTGCCCGACGGCCTGTGTCGCCTGCCGCGCCTCACGCGCCTCTACCTGGGCGGCAACCGGCTGCTGGCGCTGCCCGCCGACTTCGCGCAGCTGCAGAGCCTGCGCTGCCTCTGGATCGAGGGCAACTTCCTGCGGCGCTTCCCGCGGCCGCTGCTGCGCCTGGTGGCGCTGCAGTCGCTGCAGATGGGCGACAACCGGCTGCGCGCGCTGCCCGCCGAGCTGCCGCGCATGACGGGCCTGCGCGGCCTCTGGCTCTACGGCAACCGCTTCGAGGAGTTCCCGCCCGCGCTGCTGCGCATGGGCCGCCTGCACATCCTCGACCTGGACCGCAACCGCCTGGGCGGCTTCCCCGACCTGCACCCGCTGCGCGCCCTGCGCGTCTTCTCCTACGACCACAACCCGGTCACTGGGCCCCCGCGCGTCGCCGACACCGTCTTCCTCGTGGGCGAGGGCGCGGTCGAGCGCATGGCCGAGCGTGACGAGCCCACGCCCCGGCCGCCGCCCCGGCGCCCAGCTCGGGCTTttgaggatgaggaggaagaagaccTACTCATAGGGGGCGGGAGCTCCCGGGCTCTGGGGCCCCCCGGGGGCAGCCTCCCCGCCCTGGAAGCCGCCCCAGGACTGGGCACCTGA
- the PPP1R32 gene encoding protein phosphatase 1 regulatory subunit 32 isoform X1, whose protein sequence is MMGKLPLGVVSPYVKMSSGGCTDPLKFYATTYCTAYGQEEFRPRRGSHEGTGYKSNYRPVVSYQANLDALDNPATGHGPYNPFSPPAPLSLSSQGHRSSSDPLEQVRPNFQSVTSQSYRPLEVPDGTYPLPWNMHQTSSGYSREKPSAATPTKEVRKVHFDTQDYGPQAIIGLEPRDMPLLHQQQGKGSLEWENSRHGPRFMTSEYNSKYLKETSNQPDLLQKIAIGSKEETGFPEESTKNPIGFQPPSQTVPGDPVLHPGRSVTRSDFLPMTHIRGDEFLPVLARGSERETGYSRVNERLLNPRVPPPSPRPSSVSHGQFQPPQRVQQTNVALLGRETVGNKEPTGFSLNNPSYIRSPYDPDMDNQYLTTYNQGYFENIPKGREGWTRGGTQPQKPGGYALNQPVTRMEATPTPTESLRRLHPHVGRTLISEDTFYRAVPPSSHFATSS, encoded by the exons ATGATGGGGAAACTCCCCTTGGGGGTTGTGTCCCCTTACGTAAAGATGAGTTCAGGAGGCTGCACGGATCCCCTGAAATTTTACGCCACCACTTACTGCACAGCCTATG GTCAGGAGGAGTTCAGGCCCCGCAGGGGCAGTCATGAAGGCACAGGCTACAAATCAAATTACCGTCCTGTGGTCTCATACCAGGCCAATCTCGATGCCCTGGACAACCCGGCCACGGGGCACGGTCCGTACAATCCCTTCTCACCCCCTGCTCCGCTGAGCCTTAGCTCTCAGGGCCATCGAAGCTCATCAGACCCACT GGAACAAGTCCGCCCCAATTTCCAGTCAGTGACCAGTCAGAGTTACCGCCCCCTGGAGGTGCCTGATGGCACATACCCGCTGCCCTGGAACATGCACCAGACCAGCTCTGGCTATTCTCGGGAGAAGCCCAGCGCGGCGACCCCCACTAAAGAG GTCAGGAAGGTCCATTTCGACACCCAGGACTATGGGCCGCAGGCCATcatagggctggaacccagggaCATGCCCCTGCTCCACCAGCAGCAGGGCAAGGGCTCGCTGGAGTGGGAGAACTCCCGGCAT GGCCCGCGCTTCATGACTTCTGAGTACAATTCCAAGTATCTCAAGGAGACTTCAAACCAGCCAG ATCTCTTGCAGAAGATAGCAATTGGCTCCAAGGAGGAGACTGGCTTCCCCGAAGAGTCCACCAAGAACCCCATTGGCTTCCAGCCACCCTCCCAGACCGTCCCTGGGGACCCG GTCCTCCACCCTGGCCGGAGTGTCACCAGGTCCGACTTTCTCCCCATGACCCACATTCGT GGGGATGAGTTCCTGCCTGTGCTGGCCAGAGGCTCCGAGCGGGAAACAGGCTACAGCCGAGTGAATGAGAGGTTGCTGAACCCCAGA gtgcccccacccagcccacgGCCTAGCAGCGTGAGCCACGGGCAATTCCAGCCCCCCCAGCGGGTGCAACAGACCAACGTTGCCCTGCTTGGCAGGGAGACTGTGGGAAACAAG GAGCCCACAGGGTTCAGCCTTAACAACCCCAGCTACATCCGGAGCCCCTATGACCCAGACATGGATAATCAGTACCTGACCACCTACAACCAAGG GTACTTTGAGAACATCCCTAAGGGCCGAGAAGGCTGGACCCGAGGTGGCACCCAGCCCCAGAAGCCTGGAGGCTACGCCCTCAACCAGCCGGTCACCCGCATggaggccacccccacccccacggagAGCCTACGGCGCCTGCACCCCCACGTGGGAAG aacCCTGATCTCGGAGGACACCTTCTACCGAGCTGTGCCTCCCAGCAGCCACTTTGCCACATCCAGCTGA
- the PPP1R32 gene encoding protein phosphatase 1 regulatory subunit 32 isoform X2 — translation MMGKLPLGVVSPYVKMSSGGCTDPLKFYATTYCTAYGQEEFRPRRGSHEGTGYKSNYRPVVSYQANLDALDNPATGHGPYNPFSPPAPLSLSSQGHRSSSDPLEQVRPNFQSVTSQSYRPLEVPDGTYPLPWNMHQTSSGYSREKPSAATPTKEVRKVHFDTQDYGPQAIIGLEPRDMPLLHQQQGKGSLEWENSRHGPRFMTSEYNSKYLKETSNQPDLLQKIAIGSKEETGFPEESTKNPIGFQPPSQTVPGDPVLHPGRSVTRSDFLPMTHIRVPPPSPRPSSVSHGQFQPPQRVQQTNVALLGRETVGNKEPTGFSLNNPSYIRSPYDPDMDNQYLTTYNQGYFENIPKGREGWTRGGTQPQKPGGYALNQPVTRMEATPTPTESLRRLHPHVGRTLISEDTFYRAVPPSSHFATSS, via the exons ATGATGGGGAAACTCCCCTTGGGGGTTGTGTCCCCTTACGTAAAGATGAGTTCAGGAGGCTGCACGGATCCCCTGAAATTTTACGCCACCACTTACTGCACAGCCTATG GTCAGGAGGAGTTCAGGCCCCGCAGGGGCAGTCATGAAGGCACAGGCTACAAATCAAATTACCGTCCTGTGGTCTCATACCAGGCCAATCTCGATGCCCTGGACAACCCGGCCACGGGGCACGGTCCGTACAATCCCTTCTCACCCCCTGCTCCGCTGAGCCTTAGCTCTCAGGGCCATCGAAGCTCATCAGACCCACT GGAACAAGTCCGCCCCAATTTCCAGTCAGTGACCAGTCAGAGTTACCGCCCCCTGGAGGTGCCTGATGGCACATACCCGCTGCCCTGGAACATGCACCAGACCAGCTCTGGCTATTCTCGGGAGAAGCCCAGCGCGGCGACCCCCACTAAAGAG GTCAGGAAGGTCCATTTCGACACCCAGGACTATGGGCCGCAGGCCATcatagggctggaacccagggaCATGCCCCTGCTCCACCAGCAGCAGGGCAAGGGCTCGCTGGAGTGGGAGAACTCCCGGCAT GGCCCGCGCTTCATGACTTCTGAGTACAATTCCAAGTATCTCAAGGAGACTTCAAACCAGCCAG ATCTCTTGCAGAAGATAGCAATTGGCTCCAAGGAGGAGACTGGCTTCCCCGAAGAGTCCACCAAGAACCCCATTGGCTTCCAGCCACCCTCCCAGACCGTCCCTGGGGACCCG GTCCTCCACCCTGGCCGGAGTGTCACCAGGTCCGACTTTCTCCCCATGACCCACATTCGT gtgcccccacccagcccacgGCCTAGCAGCGTGAGCCACGGGCAATTCCAGCCCCCCCAGCGGGTGCAACAGACCAACGTTGCCCTGCTTGGCAGGGAGACTGTGGGAAACAAG GAGCCCACAGGGTTCAGCCTTAACAACCCCAGCTACATCCGGAGCCCCTATGACCCAGACATGGATAATCAGTACCTGACCACCTACAACCAAGG GTACTTTGAGAACATCCCTAAGGGCCGAGAAGGCTGGACCCGAGGTGGCACCCAGCCCCAGAAGCCTGGAGGCTACGCCCTCAACCAGCCGGTCACCCGCATggaggccacccccacccccacggagAGCCTACGGCGCCTGCACCCCCACGTGGGAAG aacCCTGATCTCGGAGGACACCTTCTACCGAGCTGTGCCTCCCAGCAGCCACTTTGCCACATCCAGCTGA